The Aethina tumida isolate Nest 87 chromosome 6, icAetTumi1.1, whole genome shotgun sequence genome has a segment encoding these proteins:
- the LOC109604257 gene encoding uncharacterized protein LOC109604257, which produces MSRCKLLAFLLITAQWYHTQARDINLNGGLYDLDEIRPVPVIHRCGTNEDKVCIGKACYCACSNGFGKLQGVCRPFIKTIARPTYCFDPHEVLACKLPDCTCKDCLCVGECKLRCLCQEGYVRSPLNKMCIKRP; this is translated from the exons ATGTCGAGGTGCAAACTCCTGGCCTTCCTCCTCATCACCGCCCAGTGGTACCACACGCAAG CACGCGACATAAACCTGAACGGCGGGCTGTACGACCTGGACGAAATCCGACCGGTCCCCGTCATCCACAGGTGCGGCACCAACGAGGACAAAGTGTGCATCGGCAAAGCTTGCTACTGCGCCTGCAGCAACGGTTTCGGCAAGCTGCAAGGCGTGTGCCGTCCCTTCATCAAGACCATCGCACGGCCGACCTACTGTTTCGACCCCCACGAGGTGTTGGCGTGCAAGTTACCCGATTGTACTTGCAAGGACTGTCTCTGTGTGGGGGAGTGCAAGCTCAGGTGCCTCTGTCAGGAGGGCTACGTTAGGAGTCCTCTTAACAAGATGTGCATCAAACGTCCTTGA
- the LOC126265804 gene encoding uncharacterized protein LOC126265804: MLKTLVALCLFLCAHSGQTRRSWDKPQESQVKSPRFINIYTNHDDFKEVLQHYTDLRSQNDGTLLQDEPVEPELEDTIDRRDDFNPEDNLESEFGDIVDLKPSDLMVINTNKYVVQKPPSFYENYYGGKNDLTNFNVDSIAYDDDDGNEPNKVPVTIHVDRRPKFKTQKYNFTEPSRHTRFSYVQKLPKPPTPTTTSTYSLEEINNETKVQINDMLRNYLNKLYMQKYNTTTKFYANSNVHKVPKNDDASNKSKFFDEAISGFKNKTMKIANKFFSLFQVVQFSNSKCTATGASGDYQGTCYHATDCSKLNGTAMGNCANGYGVCCVFRNTCGGSSNQNCTYFESPNYPNYYPSNGTDVVIPTTQPPPVTPDPRLKFYLNGRRLARQQDDTLSCIMSIYKQNPNITQMRIDFIDLELRSPTNGNCVMERLVITGQNLNDQIPVICGYNTGQHMYVDVSMLSGPLQLSVLSSMVSRKRWKIRICQFANTCTNFNCLQYFTGTSGVLTSFNYDQAAMFNRSSPQYMNNLNYAMCIRKEAGYCSITYTNVMNGVEYPFQFNNLDDNGTRTVPAGQAGADVINCPDDYIILDGSRLCGDKLNDGSVNDNFSQNAPVTDTSAGPIVIPVRTDSSVTGLGFKIFYMQNRCSTQ, translated from the exons ATGCTCAAGACTTTGGTGGCGTTGTGCTTGTTCCTATGTGCCCACTCCGGTCAGACCAGGAGGTCCTGGGACAAGCCCCAGGAGTCCCAAGTCAAGAGCCCCAGGTTTATCAACATCTACACCAACCACGACGACTTCAAGGAGGTGCTGCAACACTACACCGACCTACGGAGCCAAAACGATGGTACCTTACTTCAGGATGAACCAGTTGAGCCAGAACTGGAGGACACAATAGACAGAAGGGACGATTTTAATCCTGAAGACAACTTGGAGTCGGAGTTTGGAGACATAGTTGACCTAAAACCCAGCGACCTAATGGTGATCAACACCAACAAGTACGTGGTCCAAAAACCTCCAAGTTTCTACGAAAATTACTACGGTGGCAAAAACGATTTGACCAACTTCAACGTGGACAGCATCGCctacgacgacgacgacggcaACGAACCCAACAAAGTCCCAGTAACCATCCACGTGGACCGAAGACCAAAGTTCAAAACCCAAAAGTACAACTTCACAGAACCGAGCCGCCACACGAGGTTCTCCTACGTGCAAAAGCTCCCCAAACCACCAACACCGACAACGACCAGCACCTACAGCCTGGAGGAAATCAACAACGAGACCAAAGTACAGATCAACGACATGCTCAGGAACTACCTGAACAAGCTGTACATGCAAAAGTACAACACCACGACCAAGTTCTACGCCAACTCCAACGTGCACAAGGTCCCAAAGAACGACGACGCGTCGAACAAGAGCAAGTTCTTCGACGAGGCCATATCCGGCTTCAAGAACAAGACCATGAAGATCGCCAACAAGTTCTTCAGCTTGTTCCAGGTCGTCCAGTTCTCCAACTCCAAGTGCACGGCCACCGGCGCCTCCGGAGACTACCAGGGGACCTGCTACCACGCGACGGACTGCAGCAAGTTGAACGGCACCGCCATGGGCAACTGTGCCAACGGATATGGCGTGTGCTGCGTCT TCAGAAACACCTGTGGAGGAAGCTCCAACCAAAACTGCACCTACTTCGAAAGCCCCAACTACCCCAACTACTACCCCTCCAACGGAACAGACGTGGTGATACCCACAACCCAGCCTCCACCTGTTACACCGGATCCAAGGCTGAAATTCTACCTAAACGGTCGCAGATTGGCTCGCCAGCAGGACGACACCCTGTCCTGCATCATGAGCATCTACAAGCAAAACCCCAACATCACCCAGATGCGCATCGACTTCATCGATTTGGAA ctGAGGAGTCCAACCAACGGTAACTGTGTCATGGAAAGGTTGGTGATCACAGGCCAAAACCTCAACGACCAGATCCCGGTGATCTGTGGCTACAACACAGGACAACACA TGTACGTGGACGTGTCCATGCTCTCAGGACCTCTACAGTTGTCCGTCCTATCCTCGATGGTGTCCAGGAAGCGTTGGAAGATCAGGATTTGCCAGTTCGCCAACACCTGCACCAACTTCAACTGTTTGCAGTACTTCACCGGTACGTCAGGAGTGCTGACCTCCTTCAATTACGACCAGGCTGCGATGTTCAACAGAAGCTCCCCACAATACATG AACAACCTAAACTACGCCATGTGCATCAGGAAGGAGGCTGGGTACTGCTCCATCACTTACACTAACGTCATGAATGGTGTTGAATATCCATTTCAGTTCAACAACTTAGATGACA atGGTACCAGAACAGTACCGGCAGGACAAGCTGGTGCAGACGTCATAAACTGCCCTGACGACTACATCATATTGGACGGATCCAGGCTGTGTGGTGACAAACTGAATGACGGTTCCGtcaatgataatttttcacaaaatgcCCCAGTAACAG acacCAGCGCCGGACCAATTGTAATACCTGTAAGAACTGATTCCAGCGTTACAGGATTGGGTTTCAAGATTTTTTACATGCAAAATCGTTGTTCTACTcagtaa